A portion of the Streptococcus urinalis 2285-97 genome contains these proteins:
- a CDS encoding TIGR01457 family HAD-type hydrolase, with protein sequence MTYSGYLIDLDGTIYKGKNRIPAGERFIERLQKANIPYLLVTNNTTRTPKMVKDMLSDQFNIETPLETIYTATMATVDYMNDMKRGKTVYVIGETGLKSAIMEAGYVEDTESPAYVVVGLDSQVTYEMLAIATLAIQKGALFIGTNPDLNIPTERGLLPGAGSINALIEAATRVKPVYIGKPNAIIMNKSLEILDVKRERAVMVGDNYLTDIMAGIQNDIDTILVTTGFTSPEEVPNLPIKPSHVIASLDEWQL encoded by the coding sequence GTGACCTATTCAGGATATTTAATTGATTTGGATGGAACTATCTATAAGGGAAAAAATAGAATTCCAGCTGGCGAACGATTTATTGAGAGATTACAAAAAGCGAACATACCATACCTTTTGGTGACAAATAATACAACGAGAACACCTAAAATGGTAAAAGACATGCTTTCTGATCAATTTAATATTGAAACACCGTTAGAAACGATTTATACAGCGACAATGGCAACAGTTGATTACATGAATGATATGAAACGTGGAAAAACAGTTTATGTTATTGGAGAAACAGGTTTAAAATCAGCAATTATGGAAGCAGGTTATGTCGAAGATACGGAATCACCTGCTTACGTCGTTGTTGGACTAGATAGTCAAGTGACTTATGAAATGCTTGCAATCGCGACTCTAGCAATTCAAAAAGGTGCTTTATTTATTGGGACAAATCCAGATTTAAATATCCCAACTGAAAGAGGGTTACTTCCAGGTGCTGGTTCGATCAATGCATTAATAGAAGCAGCTACTAGAGTGAAGCCAGTTTATATCGGAAAACCTAATGCTATCATTATGAATAAATCTTTAGAAATATTAGATGTCAAAAGAGAAAGAGCTGTGATGGTTGGTGATAACTATTTGACAGATATAATGGCAGGAATTCAAAATGATATTGATACTATCTTAGTGACAACTGGTTTTACAAGTCCTGAAGAAGTTCCAAATTTACCTATTAAGCCAAGTCATGTTATTGCTAGCTTAGATGAGTGGCAACTATGA
- a CDS encoding acyl-ACP thioesterase domain-containing protein, with translation MGLSYQENYIIPFELSDIKHDVNLPQLISYCISISGKHSTMLGRSDQYLFDHYHLVWIVTDYEIEINRLPKFKEEVTIKTEAMTYNRFFCYRQFEIRDLDSELLISILSYFALLNPESRKLAQIPDDLVAPYQSEFVKKIKRAPKLHALNGDIMTKDYHVRYYDIDHNGHVNNSKYLDWMFDVLNFDFLCHHIPKSITLKYVKEVAPGGDVTSRCVFEDNVSHHDIISNGQVNAQALIKWQEIEKSEE, from the coding sequence ATGGGTTTGAGTTACCAAGAAAATTATATCATTCCATTTGAACTAAGTGATATCAAACATGATGTCAATTTACCACAGCTTATTTCCTATTGTATTTCTATTTCTGGGAAACATTCAACAATGTTAGGCCGTTCTGATCAATATCTTTTTGATCATTACCATTTGGTTTGGATTGTAACAGATTATGAGATAGAAATTAATAGGCTACCTAAATTCAAAGAAGAAGTAACGATAAAAACTGAAGCAATGACTTACAATCGTTTCTTTTGTTACCGTCAATTTGAAATAAGAGACTTAGACAGTGAATTATTAATCTCTATATTGTCCTATTTTGCTCTATTAAATCCTGAATCGAGAAAGTTAGCTCAAATTCCTGATGACTTAGTAGCACCTTATCAATCAGAATTTGTTAAAAAAATCAAAAGAGCACCTAAATTACATGCTCTTAATGGTGATATCATGACAAAAGATTATCATGTCCGCTATTATGATATTGATCATAATGGTCATGTTAATAATAGTAAATATTTAGATTGGATGTTTGATGTTTTGAATTTTGATTTTTTATGTCATCATATTCCAAAATCAATTACTTTAAAATATGTCAAAGAAGTAGCACCAGGTGGAGATGTGACATCACGATGTGTATTTGAAGATAATGTCAGTCATCATGATATTATTTCTAATGGACAAGTCAATGCTCAAGCATTAATTAAGTGGCAAGAAATAGAAAAAAGCGAGGAATAA
- the hemW gene encoding radical SAM family heme chaperone HemW: protein MFNQPRSAYVHIPFCTQICYYCDFSKVFIKNQPVDAYLEALIKEFDSYQIKSLNTLYIGGGTPTAITAPQLDYLLRNLQKNLDLSQLKEFTIEANPGDLSPEKIEVLKNSAVNRVSLGVQTFNDKHLRQIGRSHNEAQIYESISQLKEAGFENISIDLIYALPGQTMKDVEENVAKALSLDIPHLSLYSLILEHHTVFMNKMRRGKLNLPTEDLETEMFEYIINELEKNGFEHYEISNFSKPGKESQHNLMYWDNVPYYGCGAGASGYLDGVRYRNRGPIQHYLKGINEDHNARLQEEFLTEKEMMEEEFFLGLRKKSGVSILGFEEKFGISFQERYGKIVDALIKDNMLQMTNQHIRMTKKGLFLGDTVAEKFILD from the coding sequence ATGTTTAATCAACCAAGATCTGCCTATGTTCACATTCCCTTTTGCACACAAATATGTTACTATTGTGATTTTTCAAAGGTTTTTATTAAAAATCAACCAGTTGATGCTTATTTAGAAGCTTTAATTAAAGAATTTGATTCCTATCAAATAAAAAGTCTCAATACCCTTTATATCGGGGGTGGAACACCAACAGCAATTACAGCCCCGCAATTAGACTATTTACTTAGAAATTTACAAAAGAATTTAGATTTAAGTCAATTAAAAGAATTTACAATTGAAGCTAATCCTGGTGATTTAAGTCCTGAAAAAATTGAAGTTTTAAAAAACTCAGCTGTCAATCGTGTCTCTTTAGGTGTTCAGACTTTCAATGATAAACATCTCAGACAAATTGGGAGAAGCCATAATGAGGCACAAATTTATGAGTCAATTTCTCAATTGAAAGAAGCAGGATTTGAAAATATCTCGATTGACCTTATTTACGCACTTCCTGGTCAGACAATGAAAGATGTTGAAGAAAATGTTGCCAAAGCGTTATCTCTTGATATTCCACACTTAAGTCTGTACAGTCTTATTCTCGAACATCATACTGTCTTTATGAATAAGATGCGACGTGGAAAACTTAATCTTCCTACAGAAGATTTGGAAACTGAAATGTTTGAATACATCATAAATGAACTTGAGAAAAATGGTTTTGAACACTATGAAATCTCAAATTTTTCAAAACCAGGTAAAGAAAGTCAACATAATTTGATGTATTGGGATAACGTTCCTTATTATGGTTGTGGTGCTGGTGCATCAGGATATTTGGATGGTGTGCGCTATCGCAACAGAGGACCAATTCAACATTATTTAAAAGGGATTAATGAAGATCATAATGCAAGACTACAAGAAGAATTTTTGACTGAGAAAGAAATGATGGAAGAAGAATTTTTCTTAGGTCTTCGAAAAAAATCAGGCGTATCAATACTAGGCTTTGAAGAAAAATTTGGAATTTCCTTTCAAGAGAGATATGGAAAAATTGTGGATGCATTGATTAAAGATAATATGTTACAAATGACAAATCAGCATATTAGAATGACCAAAAAAGGCCTCTTTTTAGGAGATACGGTTGCTGAGAAGTTTATATTAGATTAG
- a CDS encoding GNAT family N-acetyltransferase, translating into MEKTIKAIANEMDSLASTIFLNMIPEYKEGYLNYVFQTDKEDIQKRRIKNLAKNFRRLEGNPYFYVMPMSQHSALDIIENWKFQKPFNLYNVADNLKLEEQIKNEDQREGKYFQVIRNGALFGWTSLEKNKNHVKVKLQMKTSEMGKGLGKDFIKTIEDFVVSEFDVLELFVSIFSFDEKAIHLFKDLGYTEKSTTEKIISGKSYHLVEMKKAIES; encoded by the coding sequence ATGGAAAAAACAATTAAAGCAATTGCAAACGAAATGGACAGTCTTGCTTCAACTATTTTTTTGAATATGATTCCCGAATATAAAGAAGGGTATTTGAACTACGTGTTTCAAACTGATAAAGAAGATATTCAAAAAAGACGGATCAAAAATTTAGCAAAAAATTTTAGACGACTTGAGGGGAACCCCTATTTTTATGTCATGCCCATGAGTCAACATTCTGCTTTAGACATTATTGAAAATTGGAAATTTCAAAAGCCATTTAATCTCTACAATGTTGCTGATAACTTAAAATTAGAAGAGCAAATAAAGAATGAAGATCAAAGAGAAGGTAAGTATTTTCAAGTTATCCGGAATGGTGCATTGTTTGGATGGACCTCGTTGGAAAAAAATAAGAATCATGTCAAAGTTAAATTACAAATGAAGACAAGTGAAATGGGTAAAGGTCTAGGAAAAGATTTTATCAAGACAATTGAAGATTTTGTCGTTTCTGAATTTGACGTTCTAGAATTGTTTGTCAGTATTTTCTCTTTTGATGAAAAAGCTATTCATCTTTTTAAAGATTTAGGCTATACCGAAAAATCGACAACAGAGAAAATTATCTCTGGTAAATCTTATCATTTAGTAGAGATGAAAAAAGCAATAGAGTCATAA
- the glmM gene encoding phosphoglucosamine mutase, translating to MGKYFGTDGVRGEANVELTPELVFKLGRFGGYVLSQHETGQPKVFVARDTRISGQMLESALIAGLLSVGIEVYNLGVLATPGVSYLVRTEQASAGVMISASHNPALDNGIKFFGSDGFKLADDQELEIEALLDAENDDLPRPSAEGLGNLVDYPEGLRKYEKFLVSTGLDLEGMNIILDCANGAASVSARDIFLDLNANIAVIGENPDGLNINDGVGSTHPEQLQEKVRETQAEIGLAFDGDSDRLIAVDENGDIVDGDKIMYIIGKYLSENGHLAKNTIVTTVMSNLGFHKALEREGIEKSVTAVGDRYVVEEMRKSGYNLGGEQSGHVIIMDYNTTGDGQLTAIQLTKVMKETGKSLSELASEVTIYPQKLVNIRVENTMKDKAMEVPAIAQIISKMEAEMEGNGRILVRPSGTEPLLRVMAEAPSHDQVDYYVDTIAEVVKNEIGLD from the coding sequence ATGGGTAAATATTTTGGAACAGATGGTGTTAGAGGTGAAGCTAATGTTGAATTAACACCAGAATTAGTTTTTAAACTAGGACGTTTTGGTGGCTATGTTTTAAGCCAACACGAAACAGGTCAACCTAAAGTTTTTGTTGCAAGAGATACAAGAATTTCTGGACAAATGCTTGAATCTGCTTTAATTGCTGGTCTTTTATCAGTAGGAATTGAAGTCTATAACTTAGGTGTTTTAGCCACTCCGGGTGTTTCTTACCTTGTACGGACAGAACAAGCAAGTGCTGGTGTTATGATTTCTGCCAGTCATAATCCTGCACTTGATAATGGGATTAAGTTTTTTGGTAGTGATGGTTTTAAATTGGCCGATGACCAGGAATTAGAAATTGAAGCACTTTTAGATGCTGAAAATGATGATTTGCCAAGACCAAGTGCAGAAGGTTTAGGAAATTTAGTTGATTATCCTGAAGGTCTTCGTAAATATGAAAAATTCTTAGTTTCGACAGGCTTAGATCTTGAAGGAATGAATATTATTTTAGATTGCGCAAATGGTGCGGCATCAGTTTCTGCTCGTGATATTTTCTTAGATTTGAATGCTAATATTGCTGTTATTGGAGAAAATCCAGATGGTTTAAATATTAATGACGGTGTCGGATCCACTCATCCAGAACAGTTACAAGAGAAGGTTAGAGAAACACAAGCCGAAATTGGTCTAGCTTTTGATGGTGATAGTGACCGTCTAATTGCTGTTGATGAGAATGGTGACATTGTCGATGGTGATAAAATTATGTATATCATAGGTAAATACCTTTCTGAAAACGGACATCTAGCCAAAAATACGATTGTTACAACTGTTATGTCAAATTTAGGTTTTCACAAAGCATTGGAGCGTGAAGGCATTGAAAAATCGGTAACTGCAGTTGGAGACCGATATGTAGTGGAAGAAATGCGAAAATCGGGTTACAATCTTGGTGGAGAACAATCAGGACATGTCATTATCATGGATTACAACACTACTGGTGACGGTCAATTAACAGCTATTCAATTAACAAAAGTAATGAAAGAAACTGGTAAGAGTCTTTCTGAATTAGCTAGCGAAGTGACCATTTACCCTCAAAAATTAGTTAATATTCGTGTTGAAAATACGATGAAAGACAAAGCAATGGAAGTTCCAGCTATAGCACAAATCATTTCTAAAATGGAAGCGGAAATGGAAGGCAATGGAAGAATTCTTGTAAGACCAAGTGGAACAGAGCCATTGTTGAGAGTTATGGCAGAAGCACCAAGTCATGATCAAGTTGACTACTATGTAGATACTATTGCTGAAGTTGTTAAAAATGAAATTGGATTAGATTAG